The Oncorhynchus nerka isolate Pitt River linkage group LG12, Oner_Uvic_2.0, whole genome shotgun sequence genome contains the following window.
CATACATCTGGTCTCTCTGAGGTTACACACACAGCGGCGCAGAGGTTACACACACAGCGGCATAGCAGTCTCACATCGTAAGTAGTCCAGATTAGAACGCTCACCCAATATAATGCCTAATTCTAAGTAGAATACTAGTGTGGATATTGGAAGTCCCAATGATGCCTTGAGCCAACTCACCGTGAGCGAGAGGTTCTTCTTGGGCTGGGGCTGCTGGGGCGTGGGCGTTGGGGGCTGTGTGGTGGGGGTCTCGGGCTGCGTGGCGGTGGCGGCGGCCGAGGGGCCGTTGCTGCTGGCAGGGGTGCTGGCTGGCGTGCTGGGCGAGGCGGGGGCGGTGGGGCTGGTTGCAGTGTTGCTGGCATTATACATGGGCGTCCTCTGTTTGAACTGGCCCGGGAGGGTGGTGGTGGCGGCAGCGCCGGGCGTGGCTGACTCCTCAGGCTGGCGACCCGACTGCAGGGCATCACGTCCCAAACCACCTGCGTTCGCTAGAATGAAGACCCAGTTATCGACATGAAACAATCGCTATATCACTCTGCCAATCTGAGAAGATTGGATAGGAGTAACTACAGAAAATGTGtctggagtacaaggagtggaatgttagcacaAACCGACTGATACCCAGGCTAGCCAAATGGAGGGTTACCCTGAGATCTGAGTAACAGCTCTGTAGGCGTCTCTCTCACCTGGCTGTGTCTCTGAACTGGGaatgtaggaggaggaggggaccaTACTGGGGGTGGACGGCAGGTAGCTCGTAGACGGCAGAGCACTCTCGTTGTTCAACGCACCCAGTTTCTGAAACACAGGAGAAGTGGGTCAATACCGCTGTATAAGTTGCATTACATTGTGTgagttagtgagtgtgtgtgaatgacgctgagtgagtgagtgttccTACCTGTGTCGATACCAGTCCAGCAGCATAGTCTGGTGTAGCGTTCTCCACCACAGCCTCCTCTTTAGCAGCTTTCTCCCCAGCCTCTGTTTctgtacacacagagacagggccaTAAGTGGCTTAAGTGAAGACATTCAACTTTTCTAAACAATTTCAACTTCTCTTGTCCTGAATGTTGTAGCAAATACCACTAGCACATAATCATTAATAAGAGTCAGTGAGTCTGAAGGATGATGAGCAACAGTGAAGACTGCTAGCTAGAGAGCGGTAGATGGAAATAGAAAAGGCAGTTACCCAAAGTCTTTCTTCTCCTCTTTGCCTCTCTACCAGCTCCCACCATATCCAGCTCTGAGATGTCTAACAACTGGGGAACAGAGAATAATGTGCATCAGCTTCTCTTGACACATTTGAACAcacactatttagggaatagggtgccatttgggacacagcccatgCCACTTGTTAAGCCCCCTTAGTCACCTTGACCCCCCTCTCCTTGCGCAGGGGTGTCCGTGCTGGGGCGATGGGTGTGCGGTTGCTGGGGGGGCTGAACATGCTGGGGGTGGTGGGGCTGCGGAACGGGGCTTTGGGGATCCCCTTCAGGGGTGCTGGAAGGAAGGGTAgaaaacatgataacatgatctCAGCAACCACTCAGATACCAGTGGGTATTAGTCAGGTTTTCCGTTATGAAAATGTGGCGCCGGACATTTGACTGACAGCATTTACATTGACCGGACATTTGCGAAAATTACCAGACTGCATTGGGTGTGTAACCCGATTAGGCGTCCACCCACAGTGCTCAAAatgacagaaaatcacatttagaGTATGGTAGTTCATCTGAACCGAACATGCAACTCAAGGATGCAATTTGAAGATGCTAGAATAAcggtccacatttacttttcctcagccaacaagacaagtaacgaacagcaaaatcactagcgtatgtcaatctactatctccCATAGTAGAAAAGTTGACCTACTCTATTTGTCAGCTTGTCGTTCTGTGTGACAAAGAAATGTCCTATTCCAAAACAGACACTGGGGCAGTTGTGGGGCGATGGAGTacaaattcatacaaccagtaggcctaaGATACTTTTAAAAAACCTGCTAAAAAGCAATGAATCTGACGCGACGGATCAGAACGTTTACCTTATGTTGATTAACTATCATTTCTTCACATCATAAAGTGCAGCGATGCACAGATACAgattgtttaatagtcacatgtacagggttgcaagTGTGATGCAGGACTAAGTGAAATAAAATTATGCAAAAAAACAAATCGCACTATATACACATAACTGTAGCAGTGATGAATAAAAACATCATATTGGGGTGGAGGCAGAATAAAGACCATAGGGAGAGCAACGTGACCATTGAGGGGGGTGTGGGGACCAAGTGAAATAAAAACGAAACATGTACAAAAATACATAATATACACATTAACAACTGCAACAGTTATGCACGCTATTGGGGTAAGGAAGAATGTCCATAGCAGAAGTAGCAGGGCTGGGGGAGCAGCAGGTAATGGAAGAGACCATTGACGGTGGGAAATGTCCATGTGGGAGTAGCAGTGGGGAGGCTGGAGCAgatagctgactagtggtggatattcagcagcctgatggtctgaggGTAGAAACTATTATCCAGTCTGGCCACGTCTGAATGATTGAACAGGGCATGGTTTAGGTGGCTGGGGGCCCTGATGATcgtcttggccttcctgtgacacctggTGCTTTCAGCTGCACGTATCGCCATCTAAAGAGTCCTGCGGTCCGCGGCAGTGGAGTTTCCGCACCAGGCTGTGACCCAGcccgacagtatgctctcgatggtgctcctgtTGAAGGGCCCTCGGGGACAGGCCGGATTTCTTCAGCATCCTGTTTAAGAGTCTCTGTCGTGCCTTTTTCACTACGGTGTCCCAGTGGTTAGACCATTTCTGCTTCTCTGAGATATGTACGCTGAAGAATTTGAAGTTATTGACTGTCTCCACGGCGGCCCCGTTGATGGTGATGGGGGCGTGTccagcctggttcctcctgaagtccacaaatCAGCACCTTTGTTTTGCTAAcatttgagggagaggttgtttacctggcacCATGCCATCAGAGTgcctaccacctccctgtaggctgtgtcGTTGTAGTTGGTCAATCAGGCCAACTACTGTCGTGTCGTCAGTGAACTTGATGGAATTGGAACTCTGagaccacgcagtcgtgggtatacagggaatacaggaggggactgaggacacacccttgtggggccatgTTGAGAATCCGTGTAGATGAGGTGCCTACCTTCACAACCTGGCTACACGCAAATGTTCATTCCATAATGCAATTAGTGGGAAAACACTGTCAAAAGCACACTGCACACACGCTGCTAATATGACCAGGATTCTACTTTTGGATACTGGACATCGAAAGAAACAAATAGAACATGAGAGAAATAGACTACTGGTTTCATTGGCatatggaagtctttataaaataattgcctccatgTTTGGTCAGATTTTGGATCCAGGATACTTTGAAGGTAAGACATGCCCTGTTATATACAGTTAAatgttcaggtttcaaacaattaaagGATACGTTTTTTTCCCCGCAACAGAACGGAATAGAACATTGCAAATATAACAATTTaatgtgtacaacatctaaaaGACCTTGCATCACAATACTGAGAGCTTTTCCGTTTCTAAAATTAGGTATTTTGGTGTTTTTGGAGCATGCGTTTCCTGGGGTCCCCATACTACACAACGAGGAAGCCATTTGCTGTCGCTATGTGGAATCGTTGCCATCAAAAGTTTTTTTTAACACACAATTACATTTAGAATTGTTCCACAATGATTGTGCTAATAAAAGCATGTTTCACTCCAGCAGCAACAAATGACTTGATTGAGGCGCTGTAGCAGCATCTCTTGCGCTATTCATTTCAATTACAGGCTAAACCCTGGTATAAATGGTATAAGTGCTCATAGGCTTAGTCTTGGCAACAACAAAGAGTGTGTCAAACTCACTGGTGGTGTCCATCTTCTTGACCAGGCCTCTTCCTTTGGCGTGGAAAGGCACTCCCGCTGTCTTCTTCAGCTGTTGAGCCGTCTctgtggctgaaaacacaataaCAATGAGACAATGGGGTGTATTAAAATCAGTGAACATTGTAGCATAACATTTAGCAACAGAAAACATTTTAAAACTAAAATAACATTTTCAAATGGACCAATTCCAGTAGGTCCTTCCTTGTTTCATCCTGTTTGCTTCCGTTAGGCTCCTAGTGAATATACCCAAGGGTGCTGTTCATTAGGCACCTGACAGAAGAAAACTgacaaacagggagggactacattaacttgtccaataagaaacgctcATGTTTGTTTTCCAGCGAGTGCCGCAAAGAACATGAGTCGTGACCATTCATCAATGTGACAAAAAGACCATTCAACTTTCTGTAAAATTAGCACAAAGGAGAGGAGACCTGAAACACGGGGAGGCATTTCAACAGTCTAAAGTGGCTTCCTTTTCTTATCTGCTTTCCTTCATCTGCACTAATAACAGTAAATGGACAGGAGGgggacctgatcccagatcagcactaCTAATCTGAGACGTTCAATACATTTGTCCGCAGATGAAGATGCGGAGATTGAGGTGAAGAGACGAGGTGGCCATTTTAGACTCTTGTCATGTACACTTGGATGGAGTGAAGTGTCTTATCTTACATTTCTGCAGCAGCTCTGCCCTGAGCGTGGCACTCTTGGGCTTCCTCTTCAGCTGGAAGTGTTTGACGGGGGGCGTGAGTGGGCCCACCAGCGTGGTCAGGGCGCTCTTGTTTAGGTACTGGCACTCCAGAGGGAGCATGGCTGAcgcctcacactcactcactgcaGGGAGGAGAGCAATCAAAAGCATTTGTTTTCTTGTTTATTACATCTCTAAATGGATCTTGAAAGCTTAattaagccctttttacatcagcagccGACAGTGTTTTTACAGTAACTCGACCTAGACCCCAAAGGGCAAGCGAAAGCTGTTAGTACACATGCCTGTCTGCATCATGCTATAACCAACCAGTACCTCTACATAAATAAAAAGTGCATAATGACAAGTAGTCTAGAGCTCAGCAATTCACCGCTCATGTACTGAATACAAAACGATTCTCCACTCTGATACACGGCCAATCAACAGGTGATTGTAGAGCAGCACCAACATGCTGGAAAATGTATCCCATTTGAAATGggcacaaaaaaaacattttcctaAATCATTCATTCCAGTGACAACGCTAGAACCATGAACCTCAATGACTCCTGCTGTTCTCATTTTCCCCCTTGACTAGTGACTCCTGACATACGGTAGTGTACCCACCTTTCTCCCGGAGCTCCCCCAGGATGTCCTGTACATTAGGGTTCTGCTCCTCCAGGTCCAGGTTGAGGGAGCCCGTCTCAGGGAAGGACTTTAGGATGTCTGCCACCATCAGTACCCAGGGCTCAGAGTCCACCGTGGCCAGCTGGATGATCTCTGATAGGGCCTCCTTCATCTGCACAGATAGGGTCAGGGAGGTTGTGGAAGTGTGGAGGGCAAGATTCAAAAACTATTGTCCAATCTTGTGGAATGGTAATGTGTTTTTAGGCTTTACATGCATGCATGGCTCACAGTAGGCCTTAAGCAGTtcatacaaatggtatagaacaAGGTATGGAAATAAACTGAACCTAGAATCTCCATGGGGCAGAGTGTGTAGGGGCAGAGGGTGGATATGGAGGTTAGAGCAGGGAACGGAATTCGAATATAtggatctatatatctatatctatatatatatatatatataacacctgGACACTCGCCAAATACACCACCAGttgaggctcctcagaggagaatagagaggaccatcctcctcagtgaatttcatacaaTTTAAACGTTCCAAAAGTTAAACATTTTTGATAACTACACTAAATatgttcacgtcaccaaataattgattaaaacacactgttttgcaataaaGTCTACagcagcctcaacagcactctgtagggtagcaccatggtgtagccagaggacatcTAGCTTCTGTCGTCTTCtgagtacattgacttcaatacaaaaccaaggaggctcatggttctcaccccacTCCATAAAcctacacagtaattatgacaacttccggagaacATCCGCCAACCTATCAGAattcttgcagcatgaactgacatgtccaccaaatcaaaggatcagagaatgaatctagtactgaaagcatgaGCTACAACTAGCTAGCAGTTtagtgcataacatgtggtgagtagttgactcagagaGGAAAAAGACAATAGATGAACACTTTTgaacaaattcattaaaaaataaataataataacttagctagcaaatgcagctagctagtttagcctactcaaacagatGGATGCTATGACTGTCCAACACAGCACGGGAACTGGTACATTTTTGGTTTTActcatttattgccaccggggccagCTGGTGTATAcgctaaactgcttactgactatacactaacgttactgcatgattgaaGTAGGTTTACTAATGCTTTAGTTCTgttagctatgctgactatgcttactttagctaatattttaatgtttttattttacctttatgtaactaggcaagtcaattaagaaccaattcttattttcaatgacggcctaggaacagtaggttaactgcctgttcaggggcagaacgacagatttgtaccttgtcagctcgggggtttgaacttgcaaccttccggttactggtccaaccactaggctaccctgccgccccataaggtgacaacgatgtaggctatGTTTAGTGGTTAtcatatggtttggcttggaaaggttttttcggctggtcacatacagctgatgcattgaagtccacaaacgaAGGGATAGGGTGAGAGGAGGCGAGCGCATAGATGCTAGAAGGAATacaatgtggctgctatgaaagtgaactgggTTTAcacgtgatcaggggtgtattcaatccaccgattctgttgaaaacgtttcttaaacggaagcaaatggaacaaaacggggataaacgTACCTGaatctgtccaatagaaactcttgtttgcacctgttggactaatgattacaccctatgtAAGCTAGATGCacgcaagagtgtgcaaggcagtattgaatgtgtcactgtctgtccatgcttcactgtctgtcacctcattTCTCTCGACCTATGTccacctacgttgtaaacgttcattcattgtctaggttgtagcaacctcatgatgggtataggggaaAATGTTGTATCATGTAGTATCCTAAACCTATCAATTTGACATTgatctgggtgaatggaatatgaatgtcagtcatccaatatgctgtaatagaaataaggccaaactaataaaaaatacaaatctcCTCCCTCATCATAAACAGCACCGTCCGCCACTGTACTACTCCTGCCATATAGAGAGTGTACTGACTTTCTGTTTCCTGGCCTGGTATGGTGGGCTGTCAATTGCCTTAAAAGGCCATCATTGGGAGGCCCTTAAACCTAGGTTCCAAGCTCAGCAGGCTGCAGTGCAGGGGACTTCATGGCCTCCATCATAGATGGACAAGGCCAGGTGCATCACAGAGAACCCTGCACACAATCTGGTCCAATGTTTTGAGCTGCTGTCCTCCAGAAGGAgatataaggtcccactgttcAGCAAGAATAGGAGCAAGGCAAGTTTCATTACATCAGCCACCAAgctgctgaacagtgggacataggcCCAATATATGGTCGGACAGAAGGCTGCAGGGACTGTGAATATGTGCGTTAAGCTAaaaatttaaattaaaaaaggCAGCATTTAAACtgacagcccaattctgatcttttatcCACTAACTGGtctaatcagatcagctctgataAAAATCTGATTAGTGGAAAAAAGTATCTTAATTGGGCTGCCTATGTAAACGCAGCCCTATTAACTTTCCAGTGTTTTTGTGTATTTGTATTCTGATCGCACAAAATTAATTTCCATGTAAATGAACAATAAGGTATATTCAATCGCACCTAGAAGCTACAGCTTCTGTGGTGCAGAATGTCAACCAGAGCCGACTCCATTGGATGAAACTTAGGAGTGCAAAGAACTTTGGACAAATGTTAGAGATAATATATGGCAGGAGATACTGAATTTGTTATGATCATAAAAAATGGAAGTGACAAGTCTAACTGTATAGCCTACATGTAGCTATTCAATCGCTTACCGGTATTAATCACGGAAGTAGAATGGGTAAACAAAGCAATGTCGAGACACTTTAAGGAATGCACCTGTTTTACAACACCGGTTGTAGACCAGTTGAGATTTATTTAACAAAGCTTAATAGAAAGTTTAACTGTTGATAGCTGATTTAAAATAGAGCAACAACTATTTCAAAGGCCATCTCCCACTAGTTTGGAATTGTGACCTAGCTAGCTCGCTGGTTACGCCCTCCAAAATGGCACTACCTGGCagtccaatccaaaatgaaatctagaattcgcaacaaagcctccttcactcatgctgccaaacataccctcgtaaaactgactatcctaccgatccttgactttggcgatgtcatttacaaaatagcctccaacactctactcagtaaaTTGGATGGAGTCGATCACAgtaccatctgttttgtcaccaaagccccatatactacccaccactgtgacctgtatgctctcattggctggccctcgcttcaaatTCAtccccaaacccactggctccaggtcatctataagtctttgctaggtaaagccctgccttatctcagctcactggtcacaatagcagcacccaccagtagcatgcgctccagcaggtatatttcactggtcatccccaaaacccaattcctcatttggccgcctttccttccagttctctgctgccaatgactggaacgaattgcaaaaatcactgaagctggaaactcatatctccctcactaactttaagcatcagctgtcagaacagcttacagatcattgcatctgtacatagcccatctgtaaatagcccacccaactacctcatccccatattgctatttatttatttgctcctttgcaccccagtgcacattcatcttctgcacatctatcactccagtgtttaattgctcaattgtaattatttcgtcactatggcttatttattgccttacctccctaatcttacctcatttgcacacactgtatatatatgtttctattgtgttattgactgtaggtttgtttattccatgtgtatctctgtgtttgtgtcgcactgctttgctttatcatggccaggtcgcagttctcaactggcctacctggttaaacaaaaggtgaactaaaaaatatatatataaaaaaagcgAAACCACCTGACTGACAAAACTCTGACAAGTTCAGCATTTCAATGATTCTCAGACAAATCAGATTTCAAATACGACTACACTACAAACAGGTCCAATGTTACATTTTAGGTTAGCTAACTAACGTGGTGTTTATGAAAAGAAGGCATGTGCATTAGGtaaacaaaacagaaaacataCGACTGGACAGAATTAGCCTAGCCGCGATAGTTAGCTACCTCCGGTCTGTAGACACTTACCTACACAGCTGACGTTAGCAGCTATCTAGCTAACCAAGGAAGCGATCGATGCGGACTGCTGGCTATCGATGGTTTAACTTGAGTAGAGAACACTATGTAATGATGTTGACTGTCTGCATCGCCATATCTGCGGCTACTAGCTAAGTATACATTTGAAACAGCTTGTAAGCATAGTGTCCAATGACGTTACAACTATACTTCCCGCTCAGGAAACATCAGCTAGAAACTCGGTCAAGGCTGCCTGTTGCATAATCCCATCTAAACTAGCTACCTAGTGCTCAATCAGTCATATGAACTCGCGTAACGTTACCCACCTCGTCAACAGTCCGCCTGGGAAGATGCAGCATCCCTAGCAAGAGTTTTAGCTTAACTGGAGGCGACAAACTCGAAAAACACAACCGTATATTGTCGATAACTGAAACGGTGAGGAGTGAAGCAATACTAGAAGGCGCCCAAAGCTCGTCTGTTGATCCTAGTTTATTATGGAGCCACAGACCGGTGTCGCTGTCCTTCATCGACGCCATCTTGGAAAAAGAAGTGTATTGAGTTCGGGCATTTTAACAGGCTACCTAAGAAAACAGAACTGTTAGGACCCACCCACATGTTCATATCGGGGAGAGCAAAATAAACTCACCTCTCTCTTACCTGTcctcaaaaaatattattttacaGGGCCTTTTGAAATAATTACTTTACAGAACACTTGAGGTGTACAACATCATTGcatttatttaccattcatttcgcGTGTTAGAGTTATGCAactaaataatttattaaaatagACAGGCCTGTAGGAATATTATTGTACAATTACTgtatctcaaatcaaatgtttatttgtcacatacacatgcttagcagatgttaatgcgaagtgtagtgaaatgcatgtgcttctagttccgaccatgcagtaataaccaacgagtaatctaacctaacaatttcacaactaccttatacacacaagtgtaaagggatgaaa
Protein-coding sequences here:
- the nelfa gene encoding negative elongation factor A isoform X1, which produces MASMKDSDTGLWLHNKLGSTDELWAPSSIASLLTVSVIDNIRLCFSSLSPPVKLKLLLGMLHLPRRTVDEMKEALSEIIQLATVDSEPWVLMVADILKSFPETGSLNLDLEEQNPNVQDILGELREKVSECEASAMLPLECQYLNKSALTTLVGPLTPPVKHFQLKRKPKSATLRAELLQKSTETAQQLKKTAGVPFHAKGRGLVKKMDTTTPLKGIPKAPFRSPTTPSMFSPPSNRTPIAPARTPLRKERGVKLLDISELDMVGAGREAKRRRKTLETEAGEKAAKEEAVVENATPDYAAGLVSTQKLGALNNESALPSTSYLPSTPSMVPSSSYIPSSETQPANAGGLGRDALQSGRQPEESATPGAAATTTLPGQFKQRTPMYNASNTATSPTAPASPSTPASTPASSNGPSAAATATQPETPTTQPPTPTPQQPQPKKNLSLTRDQMYAAQEMFKTANKVTRPEKALILGFMAGSRENPCPEQGDIIQIKLSEHTEILPKADGTGSTTMLVDTVFEMNYSTGQWTRLKKYKPITNAS
- the nelfa gene encoding negative elongation factor A isoform X2; amino-acid sequence: MKEALSEIIQLATVDSEPWVLMVADILKSFPETGSLNLDLEEQNPNVQDILGELREKVSECEASAMLPLECQYLNKSALTTLVGPLTPPVKHFQLKRKPKSATLRAELLQKSTETAQQLKKTAGVPFHAKGRGLVKKMDTTTPLKGIPKAPFRSPTTPSMFSPPSNRTPIAPARTPLRKERGVKLLDISELDMVGAGREAKRRRKTLETEAGEKAAKEEAVVENATPDYAAGLVSTQKLGALNNESALPSTSYLPSTPSMVPSSSYIPSSETQPANAGGLGRDALQSGRQPEESATPGAAATTTLPGQFKQRTPMYNASNTATSPTAPASPSTPASTPASSNGPSAAATATQPETPTTQPPTPTPQQPQPKKNLSLTRDQMYAAQEMFKTANKVTRPEKALILGFMAGSRENPCPEQGDIIQIKLSEHTEILPKADGTGSTTMLVDTVFEMNYSTGQWTRLKKYKPITNAS